In Paenibacillus algicola, a genomic segment contains:
- a CDS encoding YbbN family protein — protein sequence MKELFTLEDIHTTLASQPLVVLVLKTQHCGVCEAVQSKVAAMLEPREHITGIYAYMEHAPEVASAFMALTSPVVLVFYEGKEVYRAARFVRMEELEGALNRYEEVMKLP from the coding sequence ATGAAGGAGCTATTTACACTGGAAGACATTCACACCACACTTGCCAGCCAGCCGCTGGTGGTGCTCGTGCTCAAGACGCAGCATTGCGGGGTTTGCGAGGCCGTGCAGAGCAAGGTAGCTGCAATGCTGGAGCCGCGGGAGCATATTACCGGCATCTACGCCTATATGGAGCATGCTCCGGAGGTCGCGTCCGCCTTTATGGCGCTGACTTCCCCGGTCGTTCTGGTGTTTTATGAAGGGAAGGAAGTATACCGTGCTGCCCGCTTTGTGCGGATGGAGGAGCTGGAGGGGGCGCTGAACCGCTACGAAGAGGTGATGAAGCTGCCGTAA
- a CDS encoding ABC transporter ATP-binding protein: MFRAFIEPFRQPRPRFELGEGKGIFTGKNKVRTRNWQGTLKRIWSYLAKRKGKLAVVLLMVLLSSALGLLGPFLLGTAVDQFLESAGSASSADDWTWIYFLIGLGVVFILQAITTWLHNIWMIGIAQETVYRMRTDLFTHLHRLPIPFYGKRQQGEIMSRLTNDIENVSSTLNSSAIQIFSSVLTLAGTVTVMLWLSPLLTLLTFTVVPLMAAGLRWITRRTGPLFKERQRNLGELNGYIEETLSGQRVIKAFSQEKRVLREFRERNTKIRMSGFWAQTISGFIPKLMNGLNNLSFAIVAGIGGIMAIKGYITIGVIVIFESYARQFTRPLNDLANQWNTLLSAMAGAERVFEVLDEEVESRDEGQAVKLERVEGSVSFQNVSFSYEEDGDTLDGITFEAKPGEMIALVGPTGAGKTTLIQLLSRFYDPNQGQILLDGRDLSTIQRESLRSHMAFVLQDSFLFEGTIRENIRYGRLQATDEEVEEAAKLANAHSFIMRMNDGYDKVLKHGGSGISQGQKQLLAIARAILANPSILVLDEATSSIDTVTEIKIQEGLQRLMKGRTSFVIAHRLNTIRQADRILVLQDGRLLEQGCHEELLEQKGFYSELFHSQLKKTAD, translated from the coding sequence TATTCACGGGGAAGAACAAGGTCCGCACCCGTAACTGGCAGGGGACGCTGAAGCGGATCTGGTCTTATCTGGCGAAGCGGAAGGGCAAGCTTGCCGTTGTATTGCTCATGGTGCTGCTCAGCTCCGCCTTAGGGCTTCTGGGCCCATTTCTGCTCGGTACCGCGGTCGATCAATTTCTGGAATCGGCGGGCAGCGCCAGCAGCGCGGATGACTGGACCTGGATCTATTTTCTGATCGGGCTGGGCGTCGTATTTATCCTGCAGGCGATCACGACCTGGCTGCATAACATCTGGATGATCGGCATCGCCCAGGAGACGGTATACCGCATGCGAACCGATCTGTTCACCCATCTGCACCGGCTGCCCATTCCGTTCTATGGCAAGCGGCAGCAGGGAGAAATTATGAGCCGCCTGACCAATGATATCGAGAATGTGAGCTCTACCCTAAATAGCTCCGCGATCCAGATCTTCTCCAGTGTACTGACGCTGGCGGGTACGGTTACGGTGATGCTGTGGCTCAGTCCGTTGCTGACACTGCTCACCTTTACGGTCGTGCCGCTCATGGCAGCCGGGCTTCGCTGGATTACCCGGCGCACCGGGCCGCTGTTCAAGGAGCGGCAGCGCAACCTGGGCGAGCTGAACGGCTACATTGAAGAAACCTTGTCCGGCCAGCGCGTCATCAAGGCGTTCTCGCAAGAGAAGCGGGTGCTGCGGGAGTTCCGGGAGCGCAATACGAAGATTCGCATGTCCGGCTTCTGGGCACAGACGATTTCCGGCTTTATTCCGAAGCTGATGAACGGCTTGAACAATTTAAGCTTCGCCATCGTAGCCGGCATCGGCGGAATTATGGCTATCAAGGGCTATATTACGATCGGCGTGATTGTCATATTCGAAAGCTATGCCAGACAGTTTACCCGGCCGCTGAATGATTTGGCGAACCAGTGGAATACCCTCTTGTCCGCAATGGCAGGCGCAGAGCGCGTGTTCGAGGTGCTGGATGAAGAGGTGGAGTCCAGGGATGAGGGCCAGGCGGTGAAGCTGGAGCGGGTAGAAGGCAGCGTCTCCTTCCAGAACGTGTCCTTCTCCTATGAAGAAGACGGCGATACGCTGGATGGAATCACGTTTGAGGCGAAGCCTGGGGAGATGATTGCACTGGTCGGGCCGACAGGCGCGGGAAAGACGACGCTGATCCAGCTCTTGTCCCGATTTTATGATCCGAATCAGGGACAGATTTTACTGGATGGACGGGATCTGTCGACCATTCAGCGCGAGAGCCTGCGATCTCACATGGCATTCGTGCTCCAGGATTCCTTCCTGTTCGAAGGGACGATTCGGGAAAATATCCGCTACGGGCGGCTTCAGGCCACCGACGAAGAGGTGGAGGAGGCGGCCAAGCTGGCCAATGCGCATTCCTTTATCATGCGTATGAATGACGGCTATGACAAGGTGCTGAAGCATGGTGGCAGCGGCATCAGTCAGGGACAGAAGCAGCTGCTGGCGATCGCCCGCGCGATCCTGGCGAACCCGTCCATCCTGGTGCTGGATGAAGCGACGAGCAGTATTGATACCGTGACCGAGATCAAGATTCAGGAAGGGCTGCAGCGCCTGATGAAGGGCCGGACCAGCTTTGTCATTGCACACCGGCTGAATACGATCCGCCAAGCAGACCGGATTCTGGTGCTTCAGGACGGTCGTTTGCTGGAACAGGGCTGTCATGAGGAGCTGCTGGAGCAAAAAGGATTTTATAGTGAGCTGTTCCACAGCCAGCTCAAGAAAACAGCCGACTAA